The Podospora pseudopauciseta strain CBS 411.78 chromosome 2 map unlocalized CBS411.78m_2, whole genome shotgun sequence genome has a window encoding:
- a CDS encoding uncharacterized protein (EggNog:ENOG503P7B9) yields MIGLEFPKNTSSLLSICSFFHRVPCLSYLTPVPRWKHQISHSAHRRLPGVRVNLSIVFLVSCCWAVSCLRNTSSLSLTGYLISCLSAPGTAHIGMRLGSPRAGPSDYSGIDPDYTGSYPDESLVDWDGAQASTVYTPAPSSSSKKSRSSKRSKSSKLTSYSGSDTETEEAKMSSRSSKYSGSTSSKKEKSSSPRSKESDDWSAVTDPEMRRRIQNRIAQRKFRDKAREQKERDQRDALNEQYADSSYRIRSADELVDEGDLAWGSFSMGYMLSRGHEAASAGQRTHSGGSRRESDLVMDQAMYSSHSMSPYPPTSMGIPTTSGYTMGGGASWGGDGASSGGGDVGYYDSPYGR; encoded by the exons ATGATTGGTCTGGAATTCCCTAAAAATACTTCTTCTCTGCTTTCTATTTGTTCCTTTTTCCATCGTGTCCCGTGCTTGTCTTACCTGACCCCCGTGCCGAGGTGGAAACACCAGATTTCCCATTCAGCGCATAGACGATTGCCCGGTGTTCGGGTCAATTTATCTATCGTATTTCTCGTTTCTTGTTGCTGGGCAGTGTCGTGTCTGCGGAATACGTCTTCGCTCAGCTTGACTGGTTACCTAATCAGCTGTCTGAGCGCTCCAGGGACAGCACACATTGGAATGAGGCTGGGTTCGCCTCGAGCGGGACCATCTG ATTACTCGGGCATCGACCCAGACTACACGGGAAGCTACCCTGACGAGTCCTTGGTAGACTGGGACGGAGCTCAAGCCAGCACCGTCTACACACCGGCACCCAGCAGCAGTTCGAAGAAGagccgcagcagcaaacGGTCCAAGTCAAGCAAACTCACGAGTTACTCGGGCTCAGACACCGAAACAGAAGAAGCCAAGATGTCTTCAAGATCATCCAAGTATTCGGGTTCCACCAGctccaagaaggagaagtctTCGTCACCGAGATCAAAGGAGTCTGATGACTGGAGTGCCGTGACTGACCCGGAGATGAGACGCCGGATTCAAAATAGGATTGCTCAGCGCAAGTTCA GGGACAAGGCCCGTGAGCAGAAGGAGCGCGACCAACGCGATGCCCTTAATGAGCAATATGCCGACAGTAGCTACCGCATCCGCAGTGCCGATGAGTTGGTGGACGAAGGGGATCTGGCATGGGGCAGCTTCAGCATGGGCTACATGCTCTCTCGAGGGCATGAAGCTGCCAGTGCGGGGCAACGGACTCACAGTGGCGGGAGCAGAAGGGAGTCTGACCTCGTGATGGATCAGGCCATGTATAGCAGCCACAGCATGAGCCCTTACCCACCGACGTCAATGGGCATCCCGACGACCTCGGGCTATACCATGGGGGGGGGTGCCAGCTGGGGCGGGGACGGGGCAAGCagcggagggggtgatgttgggtACTATGATTCGCCTTATG GAAGGTGA